In a single window of the Gadus chalcogrammus isolate NIFS_2021 chromosome 20, NIFS_Gcha_1.0, whole genome shotgun sequence genome:
- the LOC130372994 gene encoding coagulation factor V-like isoform X1 encodes MRLCSWAGPQCFVPFLVLLAVLPRVTADQDNPKERHYYVAAVEIDWNYLGKDSRGNDSTYKKVVFREYEKDFKQPKTHPLWLGLLGPTLRAQEGETIVVTFRNMADREYSLHPHGIAYGKQSEGAPYFDNTSLKEKEDDVVRPGAEHTYYWEVTSNVAPQKADPACLTYTYVSHLNVVKDYNSGLIGTLLLCKPGSLNEFGEQVHFPQEYVFLFGVFDEKESWFTPAGYSSSNHVMHTINGYAAGSLPDVDICAHSTVSLHLVGMSSEQEVFSVHMNGQVLQHRGHKMSTVGLVSGSATTGSMRAVHPGRWLLSSQTNKHMEAGMHGFVDVRTCKGFKANRRRLTIEQQRHSKEWTYYIAAEEIMWNYAPKMPAYIDEDFKVNYLDQGNHRIGGTYKKAVYTQYTDETFTVRSEEKQRKAEVGILGPVIRAQIRDVIKVVFKNMASKPYSIYPHGLTIEKSQEGATYPEGGNQTHAVQPGQTHHYEWKVVDEDEPLDTDARCLTYLYHSAVDTPRDIASGLIGPLLICKSQSLNVRNVQLKADKEQHAMFMVFDENKSWYLDDNIQSTCGGETVNKAEPGFYKSNVMHTINGYVFESGQLLGFCNGEIATWHVSSVGAQDYIQSVTFYGHTFNLNDRTEDILGLYPMTGETIFMNMDNIGVWLLATLNSHGSTKGMRVRFQDVECYRDYEYEYTDYNEPNKEFAVWKPATLAEIDKEDELKKKQEMEEKKDAVVDSYTDYYAGLLGLRSLKKQIRDSDVEQIDFSFLDFDAVDVPEQDSTTFSGIQTTATKTDMEKSNIMKEPDSIPMSQNETLSAQQEIYKTNLTAYILNQSKSETATWIKNSSASIDTNVSRSKDNISTNHSMPTNLLPINSTFIPETAHAILNNTTIPLISGATNISMTSKTNVSYTFKAEGINSTQTMGNKTSERIIQTENIPEVFSYVVTPQGPTSNGSNEMVRLDIEDQTGSALIGESEIERGGQQGTFGDGINATVLPEINASSINDTDTFYNVTQLTKDILSNVREEAISEEMHNHTRRKVDRLVMNMTKPFGDGINATVLPEINASSINDTDTFYKLTQLTKDILSNVIEEAIGYAFFSKKKMHKPTRSMVEIKVEDTMNMTKTNDSMHTVTKTEDRNQRYSFGNETIPESSIHDGLNFENDSNNVTKTLTSHNDKISTSIYHSAEQMSSNQSKSWDAFLDQFNSLKSFLNENLISGSPAQNSNQFPETSDVDLSDSVSSEEIVIYLQNHSSNAIRTSRLDPQGHNWTYDGTHQTVPLMIPYEHVKYHGYDAPLPEAQTTSTPIKKPKTKKVNLRQLPQKGRSMKTKKRKEFKPQPRSGPPVSPPGFNPGMSPRGMRPNGPQIQPVSSTEDLINIPVVIGVPRPDWSDYELYVPSDNRDNLIDLRDDSKQDEYEYVSYKDPYGSKDDMMSFTLDEVTKYYLKTVGKNVRTYFISAEEVEWDYAGYGQRRPEKTLQTRRETKFTKVVFREYIDSTFTTPILRGEMEEHLGILGPLIKAEVGQSIMVVFRNRASRPYSMHPNGVTYTKLTEGLSYEDESKYWYKFDNEVQPNTTFTYLWEVREMAGPMPGESSCRTWAYYSGVNPERDIHSGLIGPLLVCRKDTLNTKLVDVREFVLLFMTFDESQSWYYEKNSEMRRRRKGRVGGRTLDPNLKEKLQFHSINGIIFSLKGLRLYTKQLAFWHLINMGSPKDVHTVHFHGQTFTQMNTNSYRQAVYPLLPGGFATLEMWPSKPGLWQLDTEVGAIQQKGMQTLFLVLDNECSNPLGLESGSVKDSQITSNHVRGYWEPHLARLNKQGKYNAWSTDEDNSWIQVDFLRPVVISQVATQGAKQMFHSQYVVNYTISYSTDRRSWIFFKGDSPSFRKNFPGNNDANGVEKQILFPPLIGRYVRFHPNHWYNRATVRMEMYGCELDGCSVPLGMEDGLIKDHQITASSRATSWFGGPWNPSLARLNLQGTVNAWQALNADMNQWLQIELTEVKKITGIITQGAKSMGKEMYVVSFTLEYSEDGVRWTQYTDDEEYTSRRFIGNTDNNGPVRNYIYPPIFSRFIRVIPTSWKSSITMRMELLGCDFE; translated from the exons ATGAGGCTTTGCTCCTGGGCTGGACCCCAGTGTTTTGTGCCTTTCCTGGTTCTTCTGGCTGTTCTTCCACGTGTCACAGCAGACCAGGACAACCCCAAGGAGAGACATTACTATGTGGCTGCTGTTGAgattgactggaactacttggGCAAGGATTCTCGTGG GAACGATTCCACCTATAAGAAAGTAGTCTTTAGGGAGTATGAGAAAGACTTCAAGCAGCCCAAGACTCATCCCCTCTGGCTAG GTCTGCTGGGTCCAACACTGAGGGctcaggagggagagaccaTTGTGGTCACTTTCAGGAACATGGCGGACCGGGAATACAGCCTCCACCCACATGGAATCGCTTACGGCAAACAGTCAGAGG GGGCTCCGTATTTTGACAACACCTctctgaaggagaaggaggacgatGTGGTGCGCCCTGGTGCTGAGCACACGTATTACTGGGAGGTCACCTCCAACGTAGCTCCGCAGAAAGCCGACCCCGCCTGCCTCACCTACACCTATGTCTCTCACCTGAACGTGGTGAAAGACTACAACAGTGGCCTCATCGGCACCTTGTTGCTCTGCAAGCCAG GCAGTCTAAATGAGTTCGGCGAGCAAGTGCATTTCCCACAGGAGTATGTGTTCCTGTTCGGGGTGTTTGACGAGAAAGAGAGCTGGTTCACCCCAGCAGGCTACTCCTCAAGCAACCACGTGATGCACACTATCAATGGATATGCCGCGGGCTCCCTACCAG ATGTCGACATCTGTGCTCACAGCACCGTGAGTCTGCATCTGGTGGGCATGAGCTCCGAGCAGGAGGTGTTCTCTGTGCACATGAACGGCCAAGTGCTGCAGCACCGGGGCCACAAGATGTCCACCGTGGGGCTGGTAAGCGGCTCGGCCACCACTGGCAGCATGAGGGCCGTTCACCCAGGCCGCTGGCTCCTGTCCTCACAGACCAACAAGCACATGGAAG CCGGCATGCATGGCTTTGTGGATGTGAGGACTTGCAAGGGCTTCAAAGCTAACCGACGTAGGTTGACCATAGAGCAGCAGCGCCACAGCAAGGAGTGGACGTATTACATCGCCGCTGAGGAGATCATGTGGAACTACGCCCCCAAAATGCCAGCATACATTGACGA ggaCTTCAAGGTCAATTACCTTGACCAGGGTAACCACAGAATAGGCGGGACTTACAAAAAGGCTGTCTATACACAGTACACAGATGAAACCTTCACCGTGAGGTCAGAGGAAAAGCAGAGAAAAGCAGAGGTCGGCATACTGGGCCCTGTGATCAGGGCCCAGATCAGGGATGTCATCAAG GTCGTCTTTAAGAACATGGCTTCCAAACCCTACAGCATCTACCCACATGGGCTGACCATCGAGAAGTCACAAGAGGGAGCGACGTATCCTGAAGGAG GCAATCAGACCCATGCTGTTCAGCCAGGTCAGACACACCATTATGAGTGGAAAGTGGTGGACGAAGATGAGCCCCTGGATACAGACGCACGGTGCCTGACCTACCTGTACCACAGTGCAGTGGATACACCCCGGGACATCGCCTCTGGGCTGATAGGACCCCTCCTCATCTGCAAGAGTCAGTCTCTGAATGTCAGGAATGTACAG CTTAAAGCAGACAAGGAGCAGCATGCCATGTTCATGGTGTTTGATGAGAACAAGAGCTGGTACCTAGATGACAATATTCAAAGCACATGTGGGGGAGAAACTGTGAACAAGGCAGAACCAGGCTTTTATAAGTCAAATGTCATGCACA CGATTAATGGTTATGTGTTTGAGAGCGGTCAACTTTTGGGATTTTGTAATGGGGAAATTGCAACTTGGCATGTGTCAAGTGTTGGAGCACAGGACTACATTCAGTCTGTTACCTTCTATGGCCACACATTTAATCTCAATGACCGCACTGAAGACATCCTTGGACTCTACCCAATGACAGGGGAAACTATCTTCATGAACATGGACAATATTG GGGTCTGGTTGCTCGCGACTCTGAACTCCCATGGGTCAACCAAGGGCATGCGAGTGAGATTCCAAGATGTGGAGTGTTACCGTGACTATGAATACGAGTACACTGACTACAACGAGCCAAACAAAGAATTTGCTGTGTGGAAACCCGCCACTTTGGCAGAAATCGACAAGGAGgatgaattaaaaaagaagCAAGAGATGGAAGAGAAGAAAGATGCAGTGGTTGATAGTTACACAGACTATTACGCAGGCTTACTAGGCCTGAGATCTCTAAAGAAGCAAATCAGGGATTCAGATGTCGAGCAGATAGACTTCTCCTTCCTTGACTTTGATGCAGTTGATGTTCCAGAGCAAGATTCAACAACTTTTTCTGGTATCCAAACTACCGCTACAAAGACGGATATGGAGAAAAGCAACATCATGAAAGAGCCAGACTCAATTCCAATGAGTCAAAATGAGACATTGTCAGCTCAGCAAGAGATATACAAAACAAACCTAACCGCTTATATTCTAAACCAAAGCAAGAGTGAAACTGCCACATGGATAAAGAATAGCAGCGCAAGTATTGACACTAATGTCTCACGAAGCAAAGACAACATATCCACCAACCACAGTATGCCTACAAACCTTTTGCCCATAAACAGCACTTTTATTCCTGAGACAGCACATGCAATACTTAATAATACCACTATACCTTTGATATCTGGGGCTACCAATATTAGCATGACCTCAAAAACAAATGTGAGTTACACTTTTAAAGCTGAGGGAATTAATTCAACTCAGACCATGGGTAACAAGACCTCTGAACGCATCATTCAGACAGAGAACATACCTGAAGTGTTTTCTTATGTCGTGACTCCTCAAGGTCCCACTTCCAATGGTAGTAATGAAATGGTTCGGCTGGATATAGAGGACCAGACAGGGTCTGCCTTGATTGGGGAGTCTGAGATAGAGCGAGGCGGCCAGCAGGGGACTTTTGGAGATGGCATAAATGCTACAGTCTTGCCAGAGATCAATGCATCTTCTATCAATGACACAGATACATTTTATAATGTGACACAGTTAACAAAGGATATATTGTCCAACGTTAGAGAGGAGGCCATCAGTGAGGAAATGCATAATCATACCAGAAGAAAGGTGGATCGCTTGGTCATGAATATGACCAAGCCTTTTGGAGATGGGATAAATGCTACAGTCTTGCCAGAGATCAATGCATCTTCTATCAATGACACAGATACATTTTATAAACTGACACAGTTAACAAAGGATATTTTGTCTAATGTTATTGAGGAGGCCATTGGTTATGcatttttttccaaaaagaaaATGCATAAACCAACCAGAAGCATGGTTGAGATCAAGGTGGAGGATACCATGAATATGACCAAGACAAACGACTCGATGCACACAGTGACCAAGACAGAGGACAGAAATCAAAGATATTCCTTTGGAAATGAAACAATTCCAGAAAGTTCCATTCATGACGGTTTAAATTTTGAAAATGATTCAAATAACGTGACTAAAACTTTGACCTCACATAATGACAAAATAAGTACATCAATATATCATTCAGCAGAGCAAATGAGCTCTAACCAAAGCAAAAGTTGGGATGCCTTCCTTGACCAGTTCAATTCATTGAAAAGTTTCCTCAATGAGAATTTAATCTCTGGCTCCCCCGCACAAAACAGTAACCAGTTTCCAGAAACCAGCGATGTGGATCTGAGCGACTCAGTAAGCTCTGAGGAAATCGTAATCTACCTTCAAAACCACAGTTCAAATGCCATCAGAACCAGCCGCTTAGACCCACAGGGACACAACTGGACCTATGATGGGACACACCAAACTGTTCCTTTGATGATCCCTTATGAACATGTCAAGTATCACGGTTACGATGCCCCTCTTCCTGAAGCTCAGACGACCTCTACCCCCATAAAGAAGCCTAAGACGAAGAAGGTGAACCTCCGCCAACTACCACAGAAAGGCCGGAGCATGAAAACTAAGAAGAGGAAGGAATTCAAGCCCCAGCCCAGGAGTGGCCCGCCGGTCTCTCCTCCGGGATTCAACCCAGGAATGTCCCCCCGCGGGATGCGACCCAATGGGCCGCAGATACAGCCCGTCTCTAGCACAGAGGACCTGATCAACATACCGGTGGTCATCGGTGTTCCCCGGCCGGACTGGAGCGACTATGAGCTGTATGTTCCCAGTGACAATCGGGACAATCTTATTGACCTTCGTGATGATTCCAAGCAAGACGAGTATGAATATGTATCCTATAAAGACCCATATGGCAGCAAAGACGACATGATGAGTTTCACTCTGGATGAAGTCACCAAGTACTACCTTAAAACTGTGGGCAAGAATGTGAGGACTTATTTCATATCTGCTGAGGAGGTGGAGTGGGACTATGCTGGTTATGGACAGAG GAGGCCAGAAAAGACACTCCAAACAAGGCGGGAGACAAAGTTCACCAAGGTGGTGTTCCGGGAGTACATTGACAGTACATTCACTACCCCAATCCTTcgtggggagatggaggagcacTTGGGCATCCTTGGGCCGCTTATCAAGGCAGAGGTTGGACAGAGCATTATG GTAGTGTTCAGGAACAGGGCCAGCCGTCCATACTCAATGCACCCAAATGGAGTAACCTATACCAAGCTAACTGAGGGGTTGTCCTATGAGGATGAATCCAAATACTGGTATAAGTTTGACAATGAGGTTCAGCCCAACACCACCTTCACATACTTGTGGGAGGTACGCGAGATGGCGGGTCCAATGCCCGGCGAGTCCTCCTGCCGTACCTGGGCATACTACTCGGGTGTCAATCCT GAAAGAGATATCCACTCTGGTTTAATTGGGCCTCTGCTGGTCTGTCGGAAAGATACCCTGAACACCAAGCTGGTTGATGTGAGGGAGTTTGTGCTCCTGTTCATGACCTTTGATGAGTCTCAGAGCTGGTACTATGAGAAGAATtctgagatgaggaggaggaggaagggtcgAGTAGGTGGAAGAACATTAGATCCCAACCTCAAAGAGAAGCTTCAGTTTCATT CCATCAACGGCATTATATTCAGCCTGAAGGGACTAAGGCTTTACACCAAGCAGCTGGCATTCTGGCACCTGATTAACATGGGTTCTCCCAAGGACGTTCACACTGTCCACTTCCACGGACAGACCTTCACCCAAATGAACACCAACAGCTACCGGCAGGCTGTGTACCCACTGCTGCCTG GCGGCTTTGCAACTCTAGAGATGTGGCCATCCAAGCCTGGTCTGTGGCAGCTGGATACAGAGGTGGGCGCCATCCAACAGAAGGGAATGCAGACCCTGTTCCTGGTCCTTGACAATG AATGTTCCAATCCTCTGGGTCTCGAGTCCGGGAGTGTGAAAGACAGCCAGATCACATCCAACCACGTTAGAG GGTACTGGGAGCCACATTTGGCCCGACTGAATAAGCAGGGTAAATACAACGCTTGGAGTACAGATGAGGACAACAGTTggattcag GTGGATTTCCTGCGGCCAGTGGTGATAAGCCAGGTGGCCACCCAGGGAGCCAAACAGATGTTTCATTCCCAGTACGTGGTCAACTACACCATCTCCTACAGCACAGACCGCAGAAGCTGGATCTTCTTCAAGGGTGACAGCCCATCATTTAGAAAG AATTTCCCAGGAAACAATGATGCTAATGGTGTGGAAAAGCAAATACTGTTCCCTCCTTTGATTGGACGCTACGTTAGATTCCACCCAAACCACTGGTATAACAGAGCCACTGTCCGCATGGAGATGTACGGTTGTGAGCTTGATG GTTGCTCTGTGCCTCTGGGTATGGAGGACGGACTGATCAAGGACCATCAGATCACGGCCAGCTCCAGAGCCACCAGCTGGTTTGGTGGTCCCTGGAACCCATCTCTCGCTCGCCTCAACTTACAGGGAACGGTCAATGCCTGGCAAGCTTTG AATGCGGACATGAACCAGTGGCTTCAGATAGAATTGACCGAGGTCAAGAAGATCACAGGCATCATCACGCAGGGAGCAAAATCTATGGGCAAAGAGATGTATGTCGTCTCCTTTACCCTGGAATACAGTGAGGACGGCGTACGCTGGACGCAATACACAGACGACGAGGAATACACATCGAGG AGGTTTATCGGGAACACGGATAACAATGGCCCTGTGAGGAACTACATCTACCCACCCATCTTCTCCCGGTTCATCCGGGTCATTCCCACGAGCTGGAAGAGCTCCATCACCATGCGAATGGAGTTGCTCGGCTGTGACTTTGAGTAA